A genomic stretch from Mycobacterium malmoense includes:
- a CDS encoding prolyl oligopeptidase family serine peptidase, with protein MTSEAAAAQDDPYLWLEEITGEEALEWVRARNEPTLAEFRDARFERMRAEALEVLDTDARIPYVVRRGEYLYNFWRDAANPRGLWRRTTLGSYRTDSPEWDVLIDIDELGRIDDQKWVWAGAGVIEPEHMRALIGLSRGGSDASIVREFDMATREFVVDGFELPEAKSQTAWADPDTLLVGTDFGAGSLTESGYPRVIKRWRRGTPLADAETVFEGTRADVSVSASVDRTPGFERTLLLRALDFWNDEVYELRGSELIRIDAPTDAGVSIHREWLLIELRTDWFRGTTTYAAGSLLAADYDEFLAGTAQLRVVFEPDEHTALNHYAWTRDRLLIVTLADVASRVEIATPPSRDDPLRPAPPRLRSSRGAWRREPQPGIPAATNTVVVTADDTGDEFFLDSSGFITPSKLLRGTGGGQLDEIKAAPTFFDAENISVAQHFVASKDGTPIPYFVVRPNDADGPGPTLLSGYGGFEASRTPGYDGVLGRLWLARGGTYAVANIRGGGEYGPGWHTQAMRAGRHKVAEDFAAVATDLVDRGITTVEQLGARGGSNGGLLMGIMLTQYPEKFGALVCDVPLLDMKRYHLLLAGASWVAEYGDPDDPNDWVFISKYSPYQNISATRHYPPVLFTTSTRDDRVHPGHARKMTAALEAAGHKVWYYENIEGGHAGAADNEQIAFKSALSYSFLWRTLGT; from the coding sequence ATGACATCTGAGGCCGCCGCCGCGCAGGACGACCCGTATCTATGGCTCGAGGAAATCACCGGCGAGGAGGCGCTGGAGTGGGTGCGGGCGCGCAACGAACCGACACTGGCCGAATTCCGCGATGCGCGGTTTGAGCGCATGCGCGCCGAGGCGCTCGAGGTGCTCGACACCGACGCCCGAATCCCCTACGTCGTGCGCCGCGGCGAGTACCTCTATAACTTCTGGCGCGACGCCGCCAACCCGCGCGGGCTGTGGCGGCGCACCACGCTGGGCAGCTACCGCACCGACTCCCCCGAATGGGACGTGCTGATCGATATCGATGAACTGGGGCGAATTGACGATCAAAAATGGGTGTGGGCGGGTGCCGGCGTCATCGAACCCGAGCACATGCGCGCCCTGATCGGGCTGTCCCGGGGCGGCTCGGACGCCTCCATCGTGCGCGAATTCGACATGGCGACACGCGAATTCGTCGTCGACGGATTCGAGCTGCCGGAGGCCAAGTCACAGACCGCCTGGGCCGACCCGGATACCCTGCTGGTGGGCACCGACTTCGGCGCCGGTTCGCTCACCGAGTCCGGCTACCCGCGCGTCATCAAGCGATGGCGCCGCGGCACGCCGCTCGCCGACGCCGAGACCGTCTTCGAGGGCACTCGCGCCGACGTCAGCGTCTCCGCGTCCGTGGACCGGACACCCGGCTTCGAGCGCACCCTCTTACTGCGAGCCCTCGACTTCTGGAACGACGAGGTCTACGAGCTGCGGGGCTCGGAGCTGATTCGCATCGACGCGCCCACCGACGCCGGCGTGTCGATACACCGCGAATGGCTGTTGATCGAACTGCGCACCGACTGGTTCCGCGGCACCACGACATATGCCGCGGGCTCGCTGCTGGCGGCCGACTACGACGAGTTCCTCGCCGGCACAGCGCAATTGCGGGTGGTGTTCGAGCCCGACGAGCACACAGCCCTGAATCACTACGCGTGGACGAGAGACCGCCTTCTGATCGTCACGCTGGCCGACGTGGCCAGCCGCGTGGAGATCGCCACACCGCCTTCGCGTGACGACCCGCTGCGCCCGGCTCCGCCGCGCTTGCGATCGTCACGGGGCGCGTGGCGGCGCGAACCCCAGCCGGGCATCCCGGCCGCCACCAACACCGTCGTCGTCACCGCCGACGACACCGGTGACGAGTTCTTCCTTGATTCCAGTGGATTCATCACACCCTCAAAGCTGTTGCGCGGCACCGGCGGCGGGCAACTCGACGAGATCAAGGCGGCGCCGACGTTCTTCGACGCCGAAAACATCTCCGTGGCACAGCATTTCGTGGCGTCGAAGGATGGCACGCCGATCCCCTACTTCGTCGTACGGCCCAACGACGCGGACGGTCCCGGGCCTACCCTGCTGAGCGGATACGGCGGATTCGAGGCGTCGCGAACACCTGGGTACGACGGCGTGCTGGGCCGGCTGTGGCTGGCGCGCGGGGGCACCTACGCGGTGGCCAACATCCGCGGCGGCGGCGAGTACGGGCCCGGCTGGCACACCCAGGCGATGCGCGCGGGCCGGCACAAGGTCGCCGAGGACTTCGCCGCGGTGGCAACCGATTTGGTGGACCGCGGAATTACGACGGTCGAGCAGCTCGGCGCGCGGGGCGGCAGCAACGGTGGGCTGCTGATGGGCATCATGCTCACTCAATATCCCGAGAAGTTCGGCGCGCTGGTCTGTGACGTGCCGCTGCTGGACATGAAGCGTTACCACCTGCTGCTCGCCGGGGCCTCGTGGGTGGCCGAGTACGGCGACCCGGACGACCCGAATGATTGGGTATTCATCTCTAAATACTCCCCGTACCAAAACATTTCGGCGACGCGGCACTACCCGCCGGTGCTGTTCACCACGTCCACCCGCGACGACCGGGTGCACCCGGGCCATGCCCGCAAGATGACGGCGGCGTTAGAGGCCGCGGGCCACAAGGTCTGGTACTACGAAAACATCGAGGGCGGCCACGCCGGCGCCGCCGACAACGAGCAGATCGCGTTCAAGTCGGCGCTGAGTTATTCGTTCCTATGGCGGACGCTGGGCACTTGA
- a CDS encoding crotonase/enoyl-CoA hydratase family protein yields the protein MPTSHFETLLYTTAGPVATITLNRPEQLNTIVPPMPDEIEAAVGLAERDHDIKVIVLRGAGRAFSGGYDFGGGFRHWGEAMMTDEKWDPGKDFAMVTARETGPTQKFMAIWRASKPVIAQVHGWCVGGASDYALCADIIIASNDAVIGTPYSRMWGAYLTGMWLYRLSLAKVKWHSLTGRPLTGVQAAEVELINEAVPFERLEARVAEIAAELAQIPLSQLRAQKLIVNQAYENMGLASTQILGGILDGLMRNTPDALDFIKTAETHGVRAAVQRRDGPFGDYSQAPPEQRPDPAHIIVPDRDG from the coding sequence ATGCCGACATCGCACTTCGAAACGCTGCTGTACACGACGGCCGGCCCGGTCGCCACCATCACGTTGAACCGACCCGAGCAGCTCAACACCATCGTCCCGCCCATGCCCGACGAGATCGAGGCGGCCGTCGGGCTGGCCGAGCGCGACCACGACATCAAGGTCATCGTGCTGCGCGGCGCCGGCCGGGCCTTCTCCGGCGGCTACGACTTCGGCGGCGGTTTCCGGCACTGGGGCGAGGCCATGATGACGGACGAAAAATGGGACCCCGGCAAGGATTTCGCGATGGTCACCGCGCGCGAGACGGGCCCGACCCAGAAGTTCATGGCGATCTGGCGGGCATCCAAACCGGTGATCGCCCAGGTGCACGGGTGGTGCGTCGGCGGGGCCAGCGACTACGCGCTGTGCGCCGACATCATCATCGCCAGCAACGACGCCGTGATCGGCACCCCGTACAGCCGGATGTGGGGGGCCTACCTGACCGGCATGTGGCTCTATCGGCTGAGCCTGGCCAAGGTCAAGTGGCACTCGTTGACGGGCCGGCCGCTGACCGGCGTGCAGGCCGCCGAGGTCGAGCTGATCAACGAGGCGGTGCCGTTCGAGCGCCTCGAGGCCCGGGTCGCCGAGATCGCCGCCGAGCTGGCACAAATCCCGTTGTCACAATTGCGGGCGCAGAAGCTGATCGTCAACCAGGCCTACGAGAACATGGGCCTGGCATCCACCCAGATTCTGGGCGGCATCCTCGACGGCCTGATGCGCAACACCCCCGACGCACTCGACTTCATCAAAACCGCCGAGACCCACGGCGTGCGCGCGGCCGTCCAACGCCGCGACGGCCCATTCGGCGACTACAGCCAGGCCCCGCCGGAGCAGCGACCCGATCCCGCGCACATCATCGTGCCTGATCGTGATGGATAG
- a CDS encoding DUF5078 domain-containing protein has protein sequence MSRLSSGLRAGAVFLALGIAAVSFPKTAAADSTEDFPIPRRMIATTCDAEQILAATRDTSPVYYQRYMIDFNNHPNVQQATIDKIHWFYSLSPEGRRDYSEHFYDGGVDPLWLAWPNHFKIFFNNKGVVAKSTDVCNQYPPGDMSVWNWS, from the coding sequence ATGTCTCGGCTGAGTTCTGGCCTGCGTGCAGGCGCCGTTTTCCTCGCTCTGGGCATCGCCGCGGTGAGTTTCCCCAAGACCGCAGCGGCCGATTCCACGGAGGACTTTCCGATCCCTCGCCGCATGATCGCCACGACGTGCGACGCCGAACAGATACTGGCGGCCACCAGGGACACCAGCCCGGTGTACTACCAGCGCTACATGATCGACTTCAACAACCACCCGAACGTCCAGCAGGCGACCATCGACAAGATCCACTGGTTCTACTCACTGTCGCCCGAGGGTCGCCGCGATTACTCCGAGCACTTCTACGACGGCGGCGTCGATCCGCTGTGGCTGGCCTGGCCCAACCACTTCAAGATCTTCTTCAACAACAAGGGCGTCGTCGCCAAGTCCACCGATGTGTGCAACCAATACCCGCCAGGGGATATGTCGGTGTGGAACTGGTCATAG